One window from the genome of Vidua chalybeata isolate OUT-0048 chromosome 3, bVidCha1 merged haplotype, whole genome shotgun sequence encodes:
- the NT5E gene encoding 5'-nucleotidase isoform X1: protein MAGLCLWLCLCTAAAAAELRLTLLHTNDVHGRVEAQGEGPRRCAAGAPGCFGGVARRAARVAAERAAHRNVLLLDAGDQYQGTVWFSRFKGREAVHFMNLLRYDAMALGNHEFDEGVSGLLDPLLKNVNFTVLSSNIKGKTPLGNEMMKYVHPFKIVHFDSESVGIVGYTTMETSFLSQPGDDVTFEDEIKALQLQVNKLTAMGVNKIIALGHSGFTVDKNIAQKVKGVDVVIGGHTNTFLYTGTPPSTEVPAGPYPFMVDSDDGRKVPVVQAYAYGKYLGYLNVTFDKKGDVVEAVGNPILLDSSIPEDEHIKEEVEKWRENLGNYSEEIGKTNVYLNGTSQACRFQECNMGNLLCDAVLYENVGRPDKRTWNHVSMCILNGGGIRSPIDEQSTNGSITVEDLLSVLPFGGRFDMVTLKGSTLKEAFEHSVRRYGKGSGELLQVGGIHVVYDLSRAPGSRVVSLEVLCTACRVPAYVPLQMDEIYNVTLPSYMLFGGDGYSMLKDKNLGYSKGEPDVEVVSRYLQRMKRVYPAVEGRIKFSSGSLIEASLTLISVLFTVTFLHT, encoded by the exons ATGGCggggctgtgcctgtggctgtgcctgtgcacggcggcggcggcggcggagctgCGGCTGACCCTGCTGCACACCAACGACGTGCACGGGCGGGTGGAGGCGCAGGGCGAGGGCCCGCGGCGCTGCGCGGCGGGAGCGCCGGGATGCTTCGGCGGCGTGGCGCGGAGAGCGGCGCGGGTGGCCGCGGAGCGGGCCGCGCACCGCAACGTGCTGCTGCTGGACGCCGGGGACCAGTACCAGGGCACCGTGTGGTTCTCCCGCTTCAAGGGCCGGGAGGCGGTCCACTTCATGAACCTCCTGCGCTACGATGCCATG GCTTTAGGTAATCATGAGTTTGATGAAGGTGTGAGTGGATTATTGGATCCTCttcttaaaaatgtgaattttacaGTCCTGAGTTCAAATATTAAAGGGAAAACTCCATTAGGAAATGAAATGATGAAATATGTTCATCCTTTTAAAATAGTTCATTTTGACTCAGAATCAGTTGGAATTGTTGGCTACACTACAATGgaaacttcttttctttcacagccAG gggATGATGTAACCTTTGAAGATGAAATCAAAGCATTGCAACTGCAAGTGAATAAACTTACTGCTATGGGAGTGAACAAAATAATTGCACTAGGACATTCTGGTTTTACTGTGGATAAAAATATTGCTCAAAAAGTGAAAGGAGTGGATGTTGTGATTGGAGGACATACAAACACATTTCTCTATACAG GCACCCCACCCTCTACAGAGGTGCCAGCTGGCCCGTATCCATTCATGGTTGACTCAGATGATGGGAGGAAGGTGCCAGTAGTACAAGCTTACGCTTATGGAAAATATCTTGGTTACTTAAATGTTACATTTGACAAGAAAGGGGATGTAGTTGAAGCAGTTGGAAACCCCATTCTGCTGGACAGCAGCATTCCTGAAG ACGAGCACATTAAGGAAGAAGtggaaaaatggagagaaaactTGGGGAATTATTCTGAAGAGATTGGAAAAACCAATGTTTACCTGAATGGTACAAGCCAAGCATGCCGTTTCCAAGAATGTAACATGGGAAATTTGCTTTGTGATGCTGTG CTTTATGAGAACGTTGGGCGTCCGGATAAAAGGACATGGAACCACGTTTCAATGTGCATCCTGAATGGAGGTGGAATACGGTCACCCATTGATGAGCAGAGCACTAATGGTAG CATTACTGTGGAAGATTTGCTGTCTGTTCTGCCATTTGGAGGTCGTTTTGATATGGTTACATTAAAAGGCTCCACACTGAAAGAAGCTTTTGAGCACAGTGTGAGGAGATATGGAAAAGGAAgtggagagctgctgcaggttggag GCATCCACGTGGTCTATGATCTCTCCAGAGCCCCAGGAAGCAGAGTTGTCAGCTTAGAAGTGCTTTGCACAGCGTGCCGAGTCCCAGCCTATGTCCCACTCCAGATGGATGAAATATACAACGTGACTCTGCCATCCTACATGTTATTTGGAGGAGATGGCTACAGTatgctgaaagacaaaaatctgGGATACAGTAAAG gTGAACCTGATGTTGAGGTTGTTTCCCGCTACCTCCAGAGAATGAAGAGAGTTTACCCAGCAGTTGAAGGTcgaataaaattttcttctggaaGTCTTATTGAAGCAAGTCTCACCCTGATCTCTGTATTGTTCACTGTAACATTCTTGCACacttga
- the NT5E gene encoding 5'-nucleotidase isoform X2 gives MAGLCLWLCLCTAAAAAELRLTLLHTNDVHGRVEAQGEGPRRCAAGAPGCFGGVARRAARVAAERAAHRNVLLLDAGDQYQGTVWFSRFKGREAVHFMNLLRYDAMALGNHEFDEGVSGLLDPLLKNVNFTVLSSNIKGKTPLGNEMMKYVHPFKIVHFDSESVGIVGYTTMETSFLSQPGDDVTFEDEIKALQLQVNKLTAMGVNKIIALGHSGFTVDKNIAQKVKGVDVVIGGHTNTFLYTGTPPSTEVPAGPYPFMVDSDDGRKVPVVQAYAYGKYLGYLNVTFDKKGDVVEAVGNPILLDSSIPEDEHIKEEVEKWRENLGNYSEEIGKTNVYLNGTSQACRFQECNMGNLLCDAVLYENVGRPDKRTWNHVSMCILNGGGIRSPIDEQSTNGIHVVYDLSRAPGSRVVSLEVLCTACRVPAYVPLQMDEIYNVTLPSYMLFGGDGYSMLKDKNLGYSKGEPDVEVVSRYLQRMKRVYPAVEGRIKFSSGSLIEASLTLISVLFTVTFLHT, from the exons ATGGCggggctgtgcctgtggctgtgcctgtgcacggcggcggcggcggcggagctgCGGCTGACCCTGCTGCACACCAACGACGTGCACGGGCGGGTGGAGGCGCAGGGCGAGGGCCCGCGGCGCTGCGCGGCGGGAGCGCCGGGATGCTTCGGCGGCGTGGCGCGGAGAGCGGCGCGGGTGGCCGCGGAGCGGGCCGCGCACCGCAACGTGCTGCTGCTGGACGCCGGGGACCAGTACCAGGGCACCGTGTGGTTCTCCCGCTTCAAGGGCCGGGAGGCGGTCCACTTCATGAACCTCCTGCGCTACGATGCCATG GCTTTAGGTAATCATGAGTTTGATGAAGGTGTGAGTGGATTATTGGATCCTCttcttaaaaatgtgaattttacaGTCCTGAGTTCAAATATTAAAGGGAAAACTCCATTAGGAAATGAAATGATGAAATATGTTCATCCTTTTAAAATAGTTCATTTTGACTCAGAATCAGTTGGAATTGTTGGCTACACTACAATGgaaacttcttttctttcacagccAG gggATGATGTAACCTTTGAAGATGAAATCAAAGCATTGCAACTGCAAGTGAATAAACTTACTGCTATGGGAGTGAACAAAATAATTGCACTAGGACATTCTGGTTTTACTGTGGATAAAAATATTGCTCAAAAAGTGAAAGGAGTGGATGTTGTGATTGGAGGACATACAAACACATTTCTCTATACAG GCACCCCACCCTCTACAGAGGTGCCAGCTGGCCCGTATCCATTCATGGTTGACTCAGATGATGGGAGGAAGGTGCCAGTAGTACAAGCTTACGCTTATGGAAAATATCTTGGTTACTTAAATGTTACATTTGACAAGAAAGGGGATGTAGTTGAAGCAGTTGGAAACCCCATTCTGCTGGACAGCAGCATTCCTGAAG ACGAGCACATTAAGGAAGAAGtggaaaaatggagagaaaactTGGGGAATTATTCTGAAGAGATTGGAAAAACCAATGTTTACCTGAATGGTACAAGCCAAGCATGCCGTTTCCAAGAATGTAACATGGGAAATTTGCTTTGTGATGCTGTG CTTTATGAGAACGTTGGGCGTCCGGATAAAAGGACATGGAACCACGTTTCAATGTGCATCCTGAATGGAGGTGGAATACGGTCACCCATTGATGAGCAGAGCACTAATG GCATCCACGTGGTCTATGATCTCTCCAGAGCCCCAGGAAGCAGAGTTGTCAGCTTAGAAGTGCTTTGCACAGCGTGCCGAGTCCCAGCCTATGTCCCACTCCAGATGGATGAAATATACAACGTGACTCTGCCATCCTACATGTTATTTGGAGGAGATGGCTACAGTatgctgaaagacaaaaatctgGGATACAGTAAAG gTGAACCTGATGTTGAGGTTGTTTCCCGCTACCTCCAGAGAATGAAGAGAGTTTACCCAGCAGTTGAAGGTcgaataaaattttcttctggaaGTCTTATTGAAGCAAGTCTCACCCTGATCTCTGTATTGTTCACTGTAACATTCTTGCACacttga